A window of the Lagopus muta isolate bLagMut1 chromosome 1, bLagMut1 primary, whole genome shotgun sequence genome harbors these coding sequences:
- the SLC5A3 gene encoding sodium/myo-inositol cotransporter has translation MRASLETADIAIVALYFVLVMCIGFFAMWKYNRSTVSGYFLAGRSMTWVAIGASLFVSNIGSEHFIGLAGSGAASGFAVGAWEFNALMLLQLLGWVFVPVYIRSGVYTMPEYLSKRFGGHRIQIYFAALSLILYIFTKLSVDLYSGALFIQESLGWNLYLSVILLIGMTALLTVTGGLVAVIYTDTLQALLMIIGALTLMIISIMEVGGFEEVKRRYMLASPNITSILLTYNISNTNSCNVDPKPDALKMLREPTDEDIPWPGFLLGQTPASVWYWCADQVIVQRVLAAKNIAHAKGSTLMAGFLKLLPMFIIVVPGMISRILFADDIACINPEHCFQVCGSRAGCSNIAYPRLVMKLVPVGLRGLMMAVMIAALMSDLDSIFNSASTIFTLDVYKLIRKSATSRELMIVGRVFVAFMVAISIAWVPIIVEMQGGQMYLYIQEVADYLTPPVAALFLMGIFWKRCNEQGAFYGGMAGFVLGAIRLILAFIYRAPECNQPDTRPSFIKNIHYMYVATALFWITGIVTFIVSLLTPPPTKEQVRTTTFWAVRNRNVKENTAKGERYKIQEKNILRCNENANHIIPNGKSEENIKNIKPEDINLLVTCRDDSNPVISVSHSEVETPVDCYSNGQAALMGEKKHEEETDDRERHLKFIDWFCGFKSKNMNKRAVREMEEETVCLQMLEETPKVKLLLNTGLVCVCSLGIFMFVYFSL, from the coding sequence ATGAGGGCTTCTTTGGAAACAGCAGACATTGCCATTGTGGCGCTGTACTTCGTGCTTGTAATGTGCATAGGTTTTTTTGCCATGTGGAAATACAATCGAAGCACCGTAAGTGGCTACTTCTTGGCAGGGCGTTCTATGACCTGGGTAGCGATTGGTGCATCTTTATTTGTGAGCAATATTGGAAGTGAACATTTCATTGGGCTCGCAGGATCTGGAGCGGCAAGTGGATTTGCAGTAGGTGCATGGGAATTCAACGCCTTAATGCTTTTGCAGCTTTTAGGATGGGTCTTTGTCCCTGTCTACATTCGGTCAGGAGTGTACACCATGCCGGAATACTTGTCCAAGCGTTTTGGAGGGCATAGAATCCAAATCTATTTTGCAGCATTGTCTCTAATTCTTTATATCTTCACCAAACTTTCAGTTGACTTGTATTCAGGGGCGCTTTTTATTCAAGAATCGCTAGGTTGGAATCTCTATTTGTCAGTAATCCTCCTTATTGGAATGACTGCACTGTTGACTGTGACCGGAGGTCTTGTGGCTGTCATCTACACAGACACCCTTCAAGCTCTGCTTATGATTATCGGTGCCCTCACACTTATGATCATAAGTATTATGGAGGTTGGTGGGTTTGAAGAAGTTAAAAGAAGGTACATGTTAGCATCACCAAATATTACGTCTATCTTGTTAACCTACAACATTTCCAATACCAATTCCTGCAATGTGGACCCAAAGCCCGACGCTCTTAAAATGTTGCGTGAGCCAACAGATGAAGATATTCCCTGGCCTGGATTTCTGTTGGGACAGACTCCAGCATCTGTCTGGTACTGGTGTGCTGATCAAGTCATAGTGCAGAGAGTTTTAGCTGCAAAAAACATTGCTCATGCCAAAGGATCCACTCTGATGGCAGGCTTCTTAAAGTTACTGCCAATGTTTATTATAGTTGTCCCGGGGATGATTTCACGAATACTGTTTGCAGATGATATCGCCTGCATTAATCCAGAACACTGTTTTCAAGTCTGCGGGAGCAGAGCCGGATGCTCTAACATTGCCTACCCACGTTTGGTGATGAAACTTGTGCCGGTTGGTCTTCGGGGACTGATGATGGCTGTGATGATTGCTGCACTGATGAGTGACCTGGACTCTATATTCAACAGTGCCAGCACCATATTCACGCTTGATGTCTACAAACTCATTCGGAAGAGTGCAACGTCTAGAGAACTGATGATTGTAGGAAGAGTCTTTGTGGCATTCATGGTAGCTATAAGCATTGCCTGGGTCCCCATAATTGTTGAAATGCAAGGTGGTCAGATGTACCTTTATATTCAAGAGGTAGCAGACTATCTGACCCCGCCGGTGGCTGCTCTGTTTCTTATGGGTATATTTTGGAAGCgttgcaatgaacagggagcGTTCTATGGCGGAATGGCTGGGTTTGTCCTTGGAGCGATACGATTGATACTGGCATTTATCTATCGTGCTCCGGAGTGTAACCAGCCAGATACTAGGCCAAGCTTTATCAAAAACATCCATTACATGTATGTTGCTACAGCTCTGTTCTGGATCACTGGAATTGTGACCTTTATAGTGAGCCTTCTTACACCTCCGCCTACAAAGGAACAGGTTCGAACAACcactttctgggctgtgagaaACAGGAATGTAAAAGAGAATACTGCAAAGGGGGAGCGGtacaaaatacaagaaaagaacATCTTGAGGTGTAATGAAAATGCTAACCATATCATTCCAAACGGcaaatctgaagaaaacattaaaaatattaagccTGAGGATATCAATCTTCTGGTTACTTGCAGAGATGACAGCAACCCGGTGATTTCCGTAAGTCACTCTGAAGTCGAGACACCAGTTGATTGCTATTCGAATGGACAAGCAGCTTTGATGGGTGAGAAAAAGCATGAGGAAGAAACTGATGATAGAGAGAGACATTTGAAATTCATAGATTGGTTCTGTGgctttaaaagtaaaaacatgAACAAGAGAGCTGTTCGGGAGATGGAGGAAGAGACTGTTTGTTTACAAATGCTGGAAGAGACTCCAAAAGTTAAACTATTACTAAATACTGGACTGGTCTGTGTCTGTTCGCTTGGAATATTCATGTTTGTCTATTTCTCTTTGTGA